The Kordia sp. SMS9 genome window below encodes:
- a CDS encoding cupin-like domain-containing protein, with amino-acid sequence MKLNLQEIPRVNTITKEDFIKNYFKPQKPVVIENYIEDWPAYSKWSLDYMKEIAGDIEVPLYDDRPVDYKDGFNEAHAKMKMSEYVDLLKREPTKYRIFLWNILKEVPSLQEDFTFPNFGLKLMKSLPMLFFGGTNSHTFMHYDIDLANIFHFHFEGKKQCILFDQEQSNYLYKIPHSLIVREDIDFSNPDFEKWPALQKAQGYIANLEHGNILYMPEGWWHYMKYITPGFSMSLRAIARKPKNFGQAIYNLFIMRNYDNFMRKIKGQKWIDWKNEQAIIRTHRKNSIV; translated from the coding sequence TTGAAATTGAATCTGCAAGAAATTCCAAGGGTTAACACAATTACCAAAGAAGACTTTATAAAAAATTACTTCAAGCCGCAAAAACCTGTGGTGATAGAGAATTATATAGAAGATTGGCCTGCGTACAGCAAATGGAGTTTGGACTATATGAAAGAGATTGCAGGCGATATTGAAGTGCCTTTGTACGATGACAGACCTGTAGACTATAAAGACGGTTTCAATGAAGCACATGCCAAAATGAAAATGTCAGAATATGTGGATTTGCTCAAACGTGAACCTACAAAATATCGTATTTTCTTGTGGAATATTCTAAAAGAAGTACCATCCTTGCAAGAAGATTTTACCTTTCCTAATTTTGGATTAAAGTTGATGAAATCTTTACCAATGTTATTTTTTGGAGGAACCAATTCGCATACGTTTATGCATTATGATATTGATTTGGCCAATATCTTTCACTTTCACTTTGAAGGAAAAAAGCAATGCATTCTATTTGATCAAGAGCAAAGTAATTACCTCTACAAAATTCCACATTCTTTGATTGTTCGTGAAGACATTGACTTCTCCAATCCAGACTTTGAAAAATGGCCAGCACTACAAAAAGCACAAGGATATATTGCAAACTTAGAACATGGCAACATTCTCTATATGCCTGAAGGTTGGTGGCATTACATGAAATATATAACACCAGGTTTTTCCATGAGTTTACGCGCGATTGCTAGAAAACCAAAAAACTTTGGACAAGCGATATACAACTTGTTTATTATGAGAAATTACGACAATTTCATGCGCAAAATAAAAGGTCAAAAATGGATCGATTGGAAAAATGAACAAGCCATTATCAGAACACATCGTAAAAATAGTATTGTGTAA
- a CDS encoding regulatory protein RecX produces MSLNEKSYSLTEAMVKIQQFCVYQDRCHKEVVEKLQTMNMIPEAIDLIVSGLIQDNFLNEERFARSFARGKFRIKKWGRLRIVRELKFRNISKFVIDAALKEIEETTYLATLNELAQKRAKAVKETNPLKRKKKIADYLLYRGWESHLVYQKINEIVK; encoded by the coding sequence ATGTCGTTAAATGAAAAATCGTATTCTCTTACAGAAGCTATGGTAAAAATACAACAATTTTGCGTATATCAAGATCGTTGTCACAAAGAAGTTGTAGAAAAGTTACAAACCATGAACATGATACCCGAGGCAATTGACCTAATTGTTAGCGGATTAATTCAAGATAATTTTCTAAATGAAGAACGTTTTGCCAGAAGTTTTGCTAGAGGGAAATTTCGCATTAAAAAGTGGGGGCGTTTGCGCATTGTCAGAGAATTGAAGTTTCGAAATATTTCTAAGTTTGTGATTGATGCTGCCTTGAAAGAAATTGAAGAAACTACCTATCTTGCAACACTTAATGAATTGGCACAGAAACGCGCAAAAGCCGTAAAAGAGACAAATCCGCTAAAGCGAAAAAAGAAAATTGCTGATTATTTATTGTATCGTGGTTGGGAATCGCATTTGGTGTACCAAAAGATCAATGAGATTGTGAAGTAA